Proteins encoded by one window of Mycolicibacterium cosmeticum:
- a CDS encoding glycosyltransferase, whose protein sequence is MSDIPSGALDGAESRAVSLLSRVILPRPGEPLDVRKLYIEESATNARRAHAPTRTTLEIGAESEVSFATYFNAFPASYWRRWSILESVVLRVELSGSARVDVYRSKATGARITVGGTEIVESGVAEFEIGLEPFEDGGWIWFDITTDTAVTVRSAGWYAPIPAPGVADIALGIPTFNRPADCVGALAALTSDPLVDKVISAVIVSDQGTKKAKDHPGFAAAAAPLGDRLTIHNQPNLGGSGGYSRVMFEALRNTDCQQILFMDDDIRIEPDSILRALALSRFAKVPTLVGGQMLNLQEPSHLHVMGEMVDAENFMWTGAVNTEYDHNFAKYPLNDEEHYRSRILHRRIDVDYNGWWMCMIPRQVAQELGQPLPLFIKWDDSEYGLRAGEHGYPTVTLPGAAIWHMAWSDKDDAIDWQAYFHLRNRLVVAALHWDGDVKGLLASHLKATLKHLLCLEYSTVAIQNKAMDDFLAGPEHIFSILESALPEVRAMRQQYPDAVVLPSATALPTPSDKKWRKKVNIPTSPLSISWRLARGVVHQLKPHDPAHHVRPQINVATQDARWFSLCKVDGVTVTTADGRGVVYRQRDRAKMFELLRESLKRQALLARKFNRMRKVYRAALPELTSPQRWEAVLNAHADSTSLEKA, encoded by the coding sequence ATGAGTGACATCCCCTCCGGCGCGCTCGACGGCGCCGAATCCCGGGCGGTCAGCCTGCTGTCCCGGGTGATCCTGCCGCGGCCCGGTGAACCGCTCGACGTGCGCAAGCTCTACATCGAGGAGTCGGCCACCAACGCGCGGCGGGCGCACGCCCCCACCCGCACCACCCTGGAGATCGGCGCCGAATCCGAGGTGTCGTTCGCCACCTATTTCAACGCCTTCCCGGCCAGCTACTGGCGGCGCTGGTCCATCCTGGAATCGGTGGTGCTACGCGTCGAGCTCAGCGGCAGCGCCCGGGTCGACGTGTACCGCTCCAAGGCAACCGGGGCGCGGATCACGGTGGGCGGCACTGAAATCGTCGAGTCCGGGGTCGCCGAGTTCGAGATCGGGCTGGAGCCGTTCGAGGACGGCGGCTGGATCTGGTTCGACATCACCACCGACACCGCGGTGACGGTGCGCAGCGCCGGCTGGTACGCGCCCATCCCGGCGCCCGGCGTGGCCGACATCGCGCTGGGCATCCCGACGTTCAACCGGCCCGCCGACTGCGTCGGCGCGCTGGCCGCACTGACCTCGGACCCCTTGGTGGACAAGGTGATCAGCGCGGTGATCGTCTCCGACCAGGGCACCAAGAAGGCCAAGGACCATCCCGGATTCGCCGCGGCGGCGGCCCCGCTGGGCGACCGGCTGACCATCCACAACCAGCCCAACCTCGGCGGGTCCGGCGGCTACAGCCGGGTCATGTTCGAGGCGCTGCGCAACACCGACTGCCAGCAGATCTTGTTCATGGACGACGACATCCGCATCGAGCCGGATTCGATCCTGCGGGCGCTGGCCCTGAGCCGGTTCGCCAAGGTGCCCACCCTGGTCGGCGGGCAGATGCTGAACCTGCAGGAGCCCTCGCACCTGCACGTGATGGGCGAGATGGTCGACGCGGAGAACTTCATGTGGACCGGCGCGGTCAACACCGAGTACGACCACAACTTCGCCAAGTACCCGCTCAACGACGAGGAGCACTACCGCAGCCGAATCCTGCACCGCCGCATCGACGTCGACTACAACGGCTGGTGGATGTGCATGATCCCGCGGCAGGTGGCGCAGGAGCTGGGCCAGCCGCTGCCGCTGTTCATCAAATGGGACGACTCCGAGTACGGCCTGCGCGCCGGTGAGCACGGCTACCCCACCGTGACGCTGCCGGGCGCGGCCATCTGGCACATGGCCTGGAGCGACAAGGACGACGCCATCGACTGGCAGGCCTACTTCCACCTGCGCAACCGGCTGGTGGTCGCGGCGCTGCACTGGGACGGGGACGTCAAGGGCCTGCTGGCCAGCCACCTCAAGGCGACCTTGAAACACCTTCTCTGCCTTGAATATTCGACAGTCGCCATCCAGAACAAGGCGATGGACGACTTCCTGGCCGGCCCGGAGCACATCTTCTCCATCCTGGAATCGGCGCTGCCCGAGGTGCGGGCCATGCGCCAGCAGTACCCCGATGCGGTGGTGCTGCCCAGCGCGACCGCGCTGCCCACCCCGTCGGACAAGAAGTGGCGCAAGAAGGTCAACATCCCCACCAGCCCGCTGTCCATCTCGTGGCGACTGGCCCGCGGTGTCGTGCACCAGCTCAAGCCGCACGATCCGGCGCACCACGTGCGCCCGCAGATCAACGTCGCCACCCAGGACGCCCGATGGTTCTCGCTGTGCAAGGTGGACGGGGTCACCGTCACCACCGCCGACGGCCGCGGCGTGGTGTACCGCCAGCGCGACCGCGCCAAGATGTTCGAGCTGCTGCGGGAATCGCTGAAGCGCCAAGCGCTGCTGGCGCGCAAGTTCAACCGGATGCGCAAGGTGTACCGCGCCGCACTGCCGGAGCTGACCAGCCCGCAGCGGTGGGAGGCGGTGCTCAACGCGCACGCCGACAGCACCTCCCTGGAAAAGGCCTGA
- the glf gene encoding UDP-galactopyranose mutase — protein MTDQSARVAARPATGRFDLLVVGSGFFGLTIAERAATQLDKRVLVVERRPHIGGNAYSEPEPETGIEVHKYGAHLFHTSNKRVWDYVRQFTEFTGYQHRVFALHKGQAYQFPLGLGLVSQFFGRYFTPDEARALIAEQAAEIHTADAQNLEEKAISLIGRPLYEAFVKGYTAKQWQTDPAELPAAIINRLPVRYTFDNRYFNDTYEGLPAEGYTAWLQNMAADDRIEVRLDTDWFDVRDELRAESPDAPVVYTGPLDRYFDYVDGRLGWRTLDFETEVLPTGDFQGTPVMNYNDVDVPFTRIHEFRHFHPERDYPADKTVIMREFSRFAENDDEPYYPINTEADRALLAGYRDRARAETASAGVLFGGRLGTYQYLDMHMAIASALNMYDNILAPHLRDGAPLPAPDESSKA, from the coding sequence ATGACCGATCAATCTGCCCGCGTCGCCGCGCGCCCTGCCACCGGTCGTTTCGACCTCCTCGTCGTGGGTTCGGGTTTCTTTGGCCTGACCATCGCCGAGCGCGCCGCCACCCAGCTGGACAAGCGGGTCCTGGTGGTCGAACGCCGGCCGCACATCGGCGGCAACGCCTACTCCGAGCCCGAACCCGAAACCGGGATCGAGGTGCACAAGTACGGTGCCCACCTGTTCCACACCAGCAACAAGAGGGTGTGGGACTACGTACGCCAGTTCACCGAGTTCACCGGCTACCAGCACCGCGTCTTCGCGCTGCACAAGGGCCAGGCCTATCAGTTCCCGCTGGGGCTGGGTCTGGTCTCGCAGTTCTTCGGCCGGTACTTCACCCCGGACGAGGCGCGGGCGCTGATCGCCGAGCAGGCCGCCGAGATCCACACCGCCGACGCCCAGAATCTGGAAGAGAAGGCCATCTCGCTGATCGGCCGCCCGCTGTACGAGGCGTTCGTCAAGGGCTATACCGCCAAGCAGTGGCAGACCGACCCCGCCGAGCTGCCCGCCGCGATCATCAACCGGCTGCCGGTGCGCTACACCTTCGACAACCGCTACTTCAACGACACCTATGAGGGTCTGCCCGCCGAGGGGTACACGGCCTGGCTGCAGAACATGGCCGCCGACGACCGGATCGAGGTCCGGCTGGACACCGACTGGTTCGACGTCCGCGACGAACTGCGGGCGGAGTCCCCGGACGCCCCCGTCGTCTACACCGGCCCGCTGGACCGGTACTTCGACTACGTCGACGGCCGGCTGGGCTGGCGCACGCTCGATTTCGAGACCGAGGTGCTGCCGACCGGAGACTTCCAGGGCACCCCGGTGATGAACTACAACGACGTCGACGTCCCGTTCACCCGGATCCACGAATTCCGGCACTTCCATCCCGAACGGGACTACCCGGCCGACAAGACCGTGATCATGCGGGAGTTCTCCCGCTTCGCCGAGAACGACGACGAACCGTACTACCCGATCAACACCGAGGCCGACCGTGCCCTGCTGGCCGGCTACCGGGACCGGGCCCGTGCCGAAACGGCAAGTGCCGGAGTTCTTTTCGGTGGACGGTTGGGCACCTACCAGTACCTCGACATGCACATGGCGATCGCCAGCGCGCTCAACATGTACGACAACATCCTGGCCCCGCATCTGCGCGACGGCGCGCCGCTGCCGGCCCCAGACGAAAGCAGCAAAGCATGA